Sequence from the Mycobacterium florentinum genome:
TCAACCGGGCGCTGCTGGCGTCATTGGTAGCCACCAACGTAGTCGGGCAGAACACCCCGGCGATCGCGGCCACCGAGGCGCAGTACTCCGAGATGTGGGCCCAGGACGCCGCGGCGATGTACGGCTATGCCGGCGCATCGGCAACGGCAACGAGGTTGTCACCCTTCAACTCTCCACCGCAGACCACCGACCCCGCCGGTACGGCGAAGCAGGCCGCTTCCGTCGACCAGGCCGCGGCGTCCTCGGCGGGGCCGAGCACTCAATCCGCACTGGCCAATGTGCCGAACGCGCTGCAGAGTCTGTCCACCGGCTCGATCACCAGCCCGACGGACCTCGACCCGGGGCTGGGCAGCCTGCTCGATACTCCCAGCGGGGGTCCGACCGGCCTCAACTTGTTCACCCAGAACGTCGGGAACTGGGCCCTGGTCATTAGTGGCCCGCTGTTCACGGCTTCGGGTATCACACCCCTGTTGGGTGGCCTGTACGGCCTCGCGTTGCCGACTGCCGCGGCGGTGGCCGGAGACGTCAGTCCGGCCGACGCCGGCCTGGGCACCCTGGTGGATTCGCACGCGTCCGGGGCGGGTTCGGTCTCGGCGAGTCTGGGCAAGTCGGCCACCGTCGGCGAGTTGTCGGTCCCACGATCCTGGGGCAGTTCCCCCGCCGTCCGGCTGGCCGCCAGCGCATCACCGTTGCCGTCCGCCGGGCTGGGCGGGGCGCCGCAAGCCGAAATCGCCTCCCCCGGAGGGTTCTTCGGCGGTATTCCCCCGATCGGCAGCCTGGTCAACGCGCCCAGGGGCGAGCAGACCCGTGCCGGCAGCGACACGGGTCCGAAAGTCATCCCGGCCCTGCCCGGTGAGTCCGGCACTGCCGATCAGGCGCCTGCCGCGCGGCCACCGGCCCGCCGCCATGTCGCCAGCGCGCTGAGCGAAAGCGAACGTCAGGAGCTGGAAAAGCTGCGCAAGGACATCGCCGATGCGGCGACGGAGCGCGATGCGGCGGCGCGCCTGATCAAGGAGGCGATGCTGTGACCGTCCCGATGGACTTTGCGGGGACGCCCCCCGAGGTCAACTCGGCGCGGATGTACTCCGGCGCCGGACCGGGATCGCTGGCGACGGCCGCGGCGGCCTGGGAGAAATTGGCCACCGAATTGAGTTCGACGGCAGCGTCGTACCGCGCGGTGGTGTCTGAGCTGACGGGTGAGCCGTGGGTGGGCCCGTCCTCGGGCTCAATGGCTGCTGGGGTAGCGCCGTATGTGTCGTGGATGAATAGCGCTGCGGCACAGGCACAGCAGACCGCCAGTCAGCTTGGGGCGGCGTTGGCAGCGTACGAGGCGGCGTTCGCCGCGACCGTGCCGCCACCGGAGATCGAGGTGAACCGGGCGCTGCTGGCCTCGTTGGTGTCCTCCAACGCTTTTGGGCAGAACACGCCGGCGATCGCGGCCGTCGAGGCGCAGTATTCCGAAATGTGGGCCCAGGATGCCGCGGCGATGTACGGCTACGCCGGCGCATCGTCCGCGGCAACGAGGTTGACGGCGTTCGATTCTCCGCCCCAGACCACCGATTCCAGTGGCACCAACAACCAGAACGGCGCGGTC
This genomic interval carries:
- a CDS encoding PPE family protein; protein product: MDFAALPPEVNSGRMYAGAGVGPLVAAGAAWDALAAELSSAAASYRTVMSELTGGPWVGPSSATMAAAVGPYVSWMTSTAAQAEQTADQLESAVAAYEAAFAATVPPPEIEVNRALLASLVATNVVGQNTPAIAATEAQYSEMWAQDAAAMYGYAGASATATRLSPFNSPPQTTDPAGTAKQAASVDQAAASSAGPSTQSALANVPNALQSLSTGSITSPTDLDPGLGSLLDTPSGGPTGLNLFTQNVGNWALVISGPLFTASGITPLLGGLYGLALPTAAAVAGDVSPADAGLGTLVDSHASGAGSVSASLGKSATVGELSVPRSWGSSPAVRLAASASPLPSAGLGGAPQAEIASPGGFFGGIPPIGSLVNAPRGEQTRAGSDTGPKVIPALPGESGTADQAPAARPPARRHVASALSESERQELEKLRKDIADAATERDAAARLIKEAML